Proteins encoded by one window of Streptomyces clavuligerus:
- a CDS encoding aspartate aminotransferase family protein, producing MTTHARPPADPATAAAVKAADRAHVFHSWSAQELIDPLAVAGAEGSYFWDYDGNRYLDFTSGLVFTNIGYQHPRVVAAIQEQAAKLTTFAPAFAVEARSEAARLIAERTPGDLNKIFFTNGGAEAIENAVRMARLHTGRPKILSAYRSYHGATAAAINVTGDPRRWPSDSGTSGTVHFWAPFRYRSPFWSTSDAEEAERALRHLEDTIVFEGPSTVAAIVLETVPGTAGIMMPPPGYLPGVRELCDRYGIVLVLDEVMTGFGRTGKWFAAEHFGVVPDLLTFAKGVNSGYVPLGGVAISERIAATFATRPYPGGLTYSGHPLACAAAVATIRVMEDEGIVEQAARTGERIVGPGLRELAERHPSVGEVRGTGLFWALDLVRDRETREPLVPYNASGEANAPMAAFAAACKRGGLWPFVNMNRTHVVPPCTIGEAELKEGFAALDAALTVADGFMA from the coding sequence ATGACGACTCACGCCCGGCCGCCCGCCGACCCCGCCACCGCAGCCGCCGTCAAGGCGGCGGACCGCGCCCATGTCTTCCACTCCTGGTCCGCCCAGGAGCTGATCGACCCCCTCGCCGTGGCGGGCGCGGAGGGCTCGTACTTCTGGGACTACGACGGCAACCGCTATCTCGACTTCACCAGCGGCCTCGTCTTCACCAATATCGGCTATCAGCACCCCCGGGTCGTCGCCGCCATCCAGGAGCAGGCCGCGAAGCTCACCACCTTCGCCCCGGCCTTCGCCGTCGAGGCCCGTTCGGAGGCGGCCCGGCTGATCGCCGAGCGCACCCCGGGCGATCTGAACAAGATCTTCTTCACCAATGGCGGCGCCGAGGCGATCGAGAACGCCGTCCGGATGGCACGGCTGCACACCGGGCGGCCGAAGATCCTCTCCGCGTACCGCTCGTACCACGGGGCGACCGCCGCCGCGATCAACGTGACCGGTGACCCCCGGCGCTGGCCCTCCGACAGCGGCACCTCGGGGACGGTCCACTTCTGGGCGCCGTTCCGCTACCGCTCGCCGTTCTGGTCGACGAGCGACGCGGAGGAGGCCGAGCGCGCGCTGCGGCACCTGGAGGACACGATCGTCTTCGAGGGCCCGTCGACGGTGGCCGCGATCGTGCTGGAGACCGTCCCGGGCACCGCCGGGATCATGATGCCGCCGCCGGGCTATCTCCCCGGGGTGCGGGAGCTGTGCGACCGGTACGGGATCGTCCTGGTCCTCGACGAGGTGATGACGGGCTTCGGGCGGACCGGGAAGTGGTTCGCCGCCGAGCACTTCGGCGTGGTGCCCGATCTGCTGACCTTCGCCAAGGGCGTCAACTCCGGCTATGTCCCGCTCGGCGGGGTCGCCATCTCGGAGCGGATCGCGGCGACGTTCGCGACCCGGCCCTACCCCGGCGGACTCACCTACTCCGGCCATCCGCTGGCCTGCGCCGCCGCCGTCGCGACGATCCGGGTCATGGAGGACGAGGGGATCGTCGAGCAGGCGGCGCGGACCGGTGAGCGGATCGTCGGGCCGGGGCTGCGGGAGCTGGCCGAGCGGCACCCGAGCGTGGGCGAGGTGCGCGGCACCGGCCTGTTCTGGGCGCTGGACCTGGTCCGTGACCGCGAGACCCGGGAACCCCTCGTCCCCTACAACGCCAGTGGCGAGGCGAACGCGCCGATGGCCGCCTTCGCCGCCGCGTGCAAGCGGGGCGGGCTGTGGCCCTTCGTCAACATGAACCGGACGCATGTGGTGCCGCCGTGCACGATCGGCGAGGCGGAGCTGAAGGAGGGGTTCGCGGCGCTGGACGCGGCCCTGACGGTGGCGGACGGGTTCATGGCGTAG
- a CDS encoding esterase/lipase family protein yields MSEPTEHEISAALRATPPALLGAGPQEPPAGKPPTPDATWELPGGTAWVYYANPRFGLARPVLIADGFNSGPSTLEFSWAGLETRNYPFISALRERGHDAVLVGFDERSISILQNARTATAAILRAKEERLGGHPLVVGGFSMGGLVTRYALAKMEHEEYDHQTAVYFSYDSPHRGAYIPLSLQAFAHYIRTVDDRFSRQINSTAAQELLWRHLPEWDAPPKVSEQRKHFLAALRDVGDWPRRPRRLGVANGVSTGVGNGVEAGRTAVRGKGIGVIGTDLRTMPVDDDSLAASLRFITSPKQEVHALGLPAADGAPGGTLDSYRILAKQLNRVLGLGVDNPVPEHSFVPTVSAVDLNGLDSDEQLYGAVDALDPGGSGLDAFRCASRNEEHTKVTEELCGWLLDRFA; encoded by the coding sequence ATGAGCGAACCGACCGAGCACGAGATCTCCGCCGCCCTGCGAGCGACACCCCCGGCCCTGCTGGGCGCCGGGCCGCAGGAGCCGCCGGCCGGGAAGCCGCCGACGCCCGACGCCACCTGGGAGCTGCCCGGCGGCACGGCCTGGGTGTACTACGCGAATCCGCGCTTCGGTCTCGCCCGCCCGGTCCTCATCGCGGACGGCTTCAACTCCGGCCCCAGCACCCTGGAGTTCTCCTGGGCCGGGCTGGAGACCCGGAACTACCCGTTCATCAGCGCGCTGCGCGAACGCGGCCACGACGCCGTCCTCGTCGGCTTCGACGAGCGCAGCATCTCCATCCTCCAGAACGCCAGGACCGCCACGGCGGCGATCCTGCGGGCGAAGGAGGAGCGGCTGGGCGGGCATCCGCTCGTCGTCGGCGGCTTCAGCATGGGCGGGCTGGTCACGCGGTACGCCCTCGCCAAGATGGAGCACGAGGAGTACGACCACCAGACCGCCGTCTACTTCTCGTACGACAGCCCGCACCGGGGCGCCTACATACCGCTCTCGCTCCAGGCGTTCGCCCACTACATCCGGACCGTGGACGACCGCTTCTCCCGGCAGATCAACAGCACCGCGGCACAGGAGCTGCTGTGGCGGCACCTGCCCGAGTGGGACGCCCCGCCCAAGGTGAGCGAGCAGCGCAAGCACTTCCTGGCGGCGCTGCGGGACGTGGGCGACTGGCCGCGGCGGCCCCGCAGGCTCGGGGTCGCCAACGGGGTCTCCACCGGTGTGGGCAACGGGGTCGAGGCCGGGCGGACCGCCGTCCGGGGCAAGGGGATCGGTGTCATCGGCACCGATCTGCGCACCATGCCCGTCGACGACGACTCGCTCGCCGCGTCCCTGCGGTTCATCACCTCGCCCAAGCAGGAGGTCCACGCCCTGGGGCTGCCCGCCGCCGACGGGGCGCCGGGCGGCACGCTCGACAGCTACCGCATCCTCGCGAAGCAGCTCAACCGCGTCCTGGGGCTCGGGGTCGACAACCCGGTCCCCGAGCACTCCTTCGTCCCGACGGTCAGCGCGGTCGATCTGAACGGCCTCGACAGCGACGAGCAGCTCTATGGCGCCGTCGACGCTCTCGACCCGGGCGGGAGCGGTCTGGACGCGTTCCGCTGCGCCTCGCGGAACGAGGAGCACACCAAGGTCACCGAGGAGCTGTGCGGCTGGCTGCTGGACCGGTTCGCGTAG
- a CDS encoding DUF11 domain-containing protein has product MRLTRRRATASRRRLALATLCGLLLLLAPRHPAVSTEAAGTAAAAETTGTAAATGTAAVARAVPAAAPARAAAPRALTFPVHDPFDSAASSLGTAVGNASFVSGGWLRLTSNATTQAGAWEMNDSFSTGLGIVAEFTYATYGGSTFDGKRGDGLTFFLADGTAANGTGAPGGSLGYACGGGPPTCNRSGVPGAFLGIGVDEFGNFSSAGVGNGGPGSQSNRIVLRGGGNGTTGYRFGTSSPGPTQGASSCSLPSTSVETCGRGDYRTIRVTVMPNAGQLLVNVWSDTGPGTALTKLITDFNVSTIANQPALPSTLKVGFSGGTGLATNIHEIGDLKINVPANLSVTKTANAATVPAGTGPVTYTVRVSNSADNDVTGAVVQDTVPGLTHVTWSCTASTGSSCGQASGRGNTVNTTANLLRNGSATYTITGTAPAQPATLTNTATVTPPSDRSDTDTSDNTASVTTTVTARADVAAFKAGVGTGPVSPGQQFDYRVTAQNNGPSDTVNVRLADTLPAGLAFVSSVTGCTASGQTLTCPPVSGLPAGRSFSWVFRVLLDPAYTGDGSDLGNTATLSHDVSDPDPANNTSTAAPPPGGVTAPTADLNALKRTVTTAPIAPGQTFEFTVTVANNGPSVARRVRIDDTLPPELTFVSSADPCTANGQAVRCGPVASLAPGASVTWTFRVRLDPAYSGDGTDVRNTATARADTEDPDESNNSGTSGPPGGRVLGPTADIALTKRTD; this is encoded by the coding sequence ATGAGACTCACCCGGCGCCGAGCCACCGCCTCCCGCCGAAGGCTCGCCCTGGCCACCCTGTGCGGGCTGCTGTTGCTGCTGGCCCCGCGGCACCCCGCCGTATCCACCGAGGCAGCCGGGACCGCCGCAGCCGCGGAAACCACCGGGACCGCCGCGGCCACCGGGACCGCGGCGGTCGCCCGGGCCGTCCCCGCGGCGGCCCCCGCGCGCGCCGCCGCCCCCCGGGCCCTCACCTTCCCCGTCCACGACCCCTTCGACTCGGCGGCGAGCAGCCTCGGCACCGCCGTCGGCAACGCCTCCTTCGTCAGCGGCGGCTGGCTCCGGCTGACCAGCAACGCGACCACCCAGGCCGGTGCCTGGGAGATGAACGACTCGTTCTCCACCGGTCTCGGTATCGTCGCCGAGTTCACCTACGCCACCTACGGCGGCTCCACCTTCGACGGCAAACGCGGCGACGGCCTCACCTTCTTCCTCGCCGACGGCACCGCCGCCAACGGAACCGGCGCCCCCGGCGGCTCCCTCGGCTACGCCTGCGGCGGCGGTCCGCCCACCTGCAACCGCTCCGGGGTCCCCGGCGCCTTCCTCGGCATCGGTGTCGACGAGTTCGGCAACTTCTCCAGCGCGGGCGTCGGCAACGGCGGGCCGGGCTCACAGTCCAACCGGATCGTGCTCCGCGGCGGCGGCAACGGCACCACCGGCTACCGCTTCGGCACCTCCAGCCCCGGCCCCACCCAGGGCGCCTCCTCCTGCTCCCTCCCCAGCACCTCCGTGGAGACCTGCGGTCGCGGCGACTACCGCACCATCCGGGTCACCGTGATGCCGAACGCCGGGCAGCTCCTCGTCAACGTCTGGTCGGACACCGGTCCCGGCACCGCGCTCACCAAGCTCATCACCGACTTCAATGTGTCGACGATCGCCAACCAGCCCGCGCTGCCGTCGACGCTGAAGGTCGGTTTCTCCGGCGGCACCGGGCTGGCCACCAACATCCATGAGATCGGCGATCTGAAGATCAATGTCCCGGCGAACCTGTCGGTCACGAAGACCGCCAACGCCGCCACCGTCCCGGCGGGCACCGGCCCGGTCACCTACACCGTCCGGGTCTCCAACAGCGCCGACAACGACGTCACGGGCGCCGTGGTCCAGGACACCGTGCCCGGACTCACCCATGTGACCTGGAGCTGCACGGCGTCGACGGGCAGCTCCTGCGGGCAGGCGTCAGGCCGGGGCAACACCGTCAACACCACGGCGAATCTGCTGCGGAACGGCTCCGCGACCTACACCATCACCGGCACCGCGCCCGCGCAGCCGGCGACCCTCACCAACACCGCCACCGTCACCCCGCCCAGCGACCGCAGCGACACCGACACCAGCGACAACACGGCGAGCGTCACCACCACGGTGACGGCCCGCGCCGATGTCGCCGCGTTCAAGGCGGGCGTCGGCACCGGCCCCGTCTCCCCCGGGCAGCAGTTCGACTACCGGGTCACCGCGCAGAACAACGGCCCCTCCGACACGGTGAACGTGCGGCTGGCCGACACCCTCCCGGCCGGGCTGGCCTTCGTCTCGTCCGTCACCGGGTGCACGGCCTCGGGGCAGACGCTCACCTGTCCCCCGGTGTCGGGCCTGCCCGCCGGGCGCTCCTTCTCCTGGGTCTTCCGGGTGCTGCTGGACCCCGCGTACACGGGGGACGGCTCGGACCTCGGCAACACCGCGACGCTCAGCCATGACGTGTCCGACCCGGACCCCGCGAACAACACCTCGACGGCCGCTCCGCCACCCGGCGGGGTGACCGCCCCGACGGCCGATCTGAACGCCCTCAAACGGACGGTGACCACGGCGCCCATCGCCCCCGGCCAGACCTTCGAGTTCACCGTCACGGTCGCCAACAACGGCCCGTCGGTGGCCCGTCGGGTCCGGATCGACGACACGCTGCCGCCGGAGCTGACCTTCGTCTCATCGGCGGACCCGTGCACCGCGAACGGGCAGGCGGTGCGCTGCGGACCGGTCGCGTCGCTCGCCCCGGGCGCCTCGGTGACCTGGACGTTCCGGGTGCGGCTCGACCCCGCGTACTCCGGTGACGGCACCGACGTCCGCAACACGGCCACCGCGCGCGCGGACACCGAGGACCCGGACGAGTCCAACAACAGCGGTACGTCGGGACCGCCCGGGGGGCGGGTCCTCGGCCCGACCGCCGACATCGCCCTCACCAAGCGCACCGACTGA
- a CDS encoding DUF11 domain-containing protein produces MRTIHRRPGASVRRAGGVLAVCCALAAGGPGPAVALAARAAQDPGGTAAAPALSPTANPADAPAERASGTADLAIRAERTPRGPGRPGAADTAGAGATTGAATAAPRPAAGSGLDGDGPEAADAPGADDGRDDDTDRDDADEGRGDDSGDRAAATADGPEAAAPGLPALPIPGLVQLVDGENIFEYRITVTNHGPSQAVGVLVTDELPDALVFDSSPDGCTAQGRRITCGPLARLAADESHSWRLIVKLADDYTGNGSDITNVVGVSSSTADPDPANNTASTTGLPVTPGTADLALTKTAVLPEGKRWVSPGDTYAYRITVRNNGPATALRVQVTDPLPEVLRFVSSPDGCTATGQDVRCPRLDRLAPGASVTYTIDVQVRQQPQPPVRDAGTPPAATATTVTAVDGEQTEAGGDGGHGGGHGGNGGHGDGGGHGDGHGGNGGHGDGGGHGGNGGHGGGHGQLKEIDNIATVTSATRDPEPGNNSNRAGTTGPDGGPLYLRTVSKPHPHPHPHPSPSGPGGPGGPGPHHPGEPGGPGGPGGPGEPGGPGPGGGPGPGGSLPHTGGELPAWLPRSAALCLATGSALLLLARRARRP; encoded by the coding sequence ATGAGAACCATCCACCGACGGCCCGGCGCGTCCGTCCGCCGGGCCGGTGGCGTGCTCGCGGTCTGCTGCGCGCTGGCGGCCGGGGGGCCGGGCCCGGCGGTCGCCCTCGCCGCGCGGGCCGCCCAGGACCCCGGCGGAACGGCCGCCGCCCCGGCTCTTTCTCCGACCGCCAACCCGGCTGACGCCCCGGCGGAACGGGCGTCCGGCACCGCCGACCTCGCGATCCGGGCCGAGCGGACGCCCCGGGGCCCCGGCCGTCCCGGCGCCGCTGACACCGCCGGCGCGGGTGCGACCACCGGGGCGGCCACGGCCGCCCCCCGGCCCGCCGCCGGGTCCGGGCTGGACGGGGACGGCCCGGAGGCGGCGGACGCCCCCGGCGCCGACGACGGCCGGGACGACGACACCGACCGGGACGACGCCGACGAGGGCCGGGGCGACGACAGCGGTGACCGCGCCGCCGCCACCGCCGACGGGCCCGAGGCCGCGGCCCCCGGCCTCCCCGCCCTCCCGATCCCCGGTCTGGTGCAGCTCGTCGACGGCGAGAACATCTTCGAGTACCGGATCACCGTGACGAACCACGGTCCCTCCCAGGCGGTCGGCGTCCTGGTGACCGACGAGCTGCCCGATGCCCTCGTCTTCGACTCCTCCCCGGACGGCTGCACCGCCCAGGGCAGGCGCATCACCTGCGGACCGCTGGCCCGGCTCGCCGCCGACGAGTCCCACTCCTGGCGGCTGATCGTCAAGCTGGCCGACGACTACACCGGCAACGGCTCCGACATCACCAACGTGGTCGGCGTCTCCTCGTCGACCGCCGACCCCGACCCGGCCAACAACACCGCGTCGACCACCGGGCTCCCGGTGACCCCCGGCACCGCCGACCTCGCGCTCACCAAGACCGCCGTCCTGCCGGAGGGCAAACGCTGGGTCAGCCCCGGCGACACCTACGCCTACCGGATCACCGTGCGCAACAACGGCCCCGCGACCGCCCTCCGGGTCCAGGTCACCGACCCGCTCCCGGAGGTGCTGCGGTTCGTCTCGTCCCCGGACGGCTGCACGGCGACGGGGCAGGACGTGCGCTGTCCGCGGCTCGACCGGCTGGCGCCCGGGGCCTCGGTCACCTACACGATCGACGTCCAGGTGCGGCAGCAGCCGCAGCCGCCGGTACGGGACGCGGGCACACCGCCCGCCGCCACCGCCACCACCGTCACCGCTGTCGACGGCGAGCAGACCGAGGCGGGCGGCGACGGAGGACACGGCGGCGGCCACGGCGGGAACGGAGGCCACGGGGACGGCGGCGGCCATGGGGACGGGCACGGCGGGAACGGAGGCCACGGGGACGGCGGCGGGCACGGCGGGAACGGAGGCCACGGGGGCGGGCACGGGCAGCTCAAGGAGATCGACAACATCGCGACGGTGACCTCCGCGACCCGTGACCCGGAGCCGGGGAACAACAGCAACCGGGCGGGCACCACCGGACCGGACGGCGGGCCGCTGTACCTCAGGACGGTGTCGAAGCCGCACCCCCACCCGCATCCGCACCCCAGCCCCTCGGGCCCCGGCGGCCCGGGTGGGCCGGGGCCGCACCACCCCGGAGAGCCCGGCGGACCCGGTGGACCGGGCGGACCGGGTGAGCCCGGCGGCCCCGGCCCGGGCGGCGGCCCCGGCCCCGGCGGCTCCCTCCCCCACACCGGCGGCGAGCTGCCCGCCTGGCTGCCCCGGTCCGCCGCGCTCTGCCTGGCGACCGGCTCGGCCCTGCTGCTGCTCGCCCGCCGGGCCCGCCGCCCCTGA
- a CDS encoding COG1361 S-layer family protein has protein sequence MRSRRHGPLRARAAVAALACVLPLWSGPGPALAAPRPGPAVAAAPVGAAPADGVRGARAARVVTRLHRAAASAEVPPGGLVTYTLTATNHGPSVARDVIATDVLPEGMEFVSSADGCTASGRNITCGPEPQLSVGQTKSWTFVTRISPSYQGDGSDLGNSADGTSEAVDPDPGNNKPDPVIPPGPFDPESDLSTVKTSLGTGPITPGEEYEYRVTTENAGPSDARNTTVTDTLPDGVSFVSSGDPCTASGQRVTCGPLARLTPGSSETWTFRVKLSAAYSGDGNDLRNTATSSSDSADPDLSNNTSSAVLPPGGVTAPQADLWTAKRPTTTTPISPGETFSYAVTVTNDGPSQALNARITDTLPDPLAFVSSPDGCTASGQTVSCGPQPVLAPGAARTWTFVVRLDPNYRGDGTDIRNTATVTSDTADPVPGNNTSPEVGLPGSAVNQPYADLSVVKTAVGTTPPAPGESFDYRIRITNNGPSADAFNVRLSDDLPPGLTYVSSSPAGCTVSGQMVSCRRTAPLAVGDSVEYTLTVRVDPAYHGDGSDLANTARVTADNIDPNSENDTSTALPPGGTVATPSADLGIEKRPTTSTPIAPGEYFDYEVTVTNHGPSQAEQVRVTDLLPTALSFVSSDDPCMSGDTVECGPLDSLAPGASVTWVFRVKLDPEYEGDGSDIRNRATVHSTTEDPQPSNNTSTAVGTPGGTVKEPTADLEVTKKTP, from the coding sequence ATGAGATCGAGACGACATGGACCCCTCAGGGCGCGGGCCGCCGTCGCCGCTCTGGCCTGTGTGCTGCCGCTGTGGTCGGGCCCCGGGCCCGCGCTGGCGGCGCCCCGGCCCGGCCCCGCCGTCGCCGCCGCGCCCGTGGGCGCGGCCCCCGCCGACGGTGTCCGGGGGGCGCGGGCCGCCCGGGTGGTGACCCGGCTGCACCGGGCCGCCGCGAGCGCCGAGGTACCGCCGGGCGGTCTGGTGACCTACACCCTCACCGCCACCAACCACGGCCCCTCCGTGGCCCGCGACGTCATCGCGACGGATGTGCTCCCCGAGGGCATGGAGTTCGTGTCGTCCGCCGACGGCTGCACCGCGTCCGGGCGGAACATCACCTGCGGCCCTGAGCCCCAGCTCTCCGTGGGCCAGACCAAGTCGTGGACCTTCGTCACCCGGATCAGCCCCTCGTACCAGGGGGACGGCTCCGACCTCGGCAACTCCGCCGACGGCACCTCGGAGGCCGTCGACCCCGACCCCGGCAACAACAAGCCGGACCCGGTGATCCCGCCCGGACCGTTCGACCCCGAGTCCGATCTGAGCACGGTGAAGACCTCCCTGGGCACCGGGCCGATCACCCCCGGCGAGGAGTACGAGTACCGCGTCACCACGGAGAACGCCGGTCCCTCCGACGCCCGCAACACGACCGTGACGGACACCCTGCCCGACGGGGTCTCGTTCGTCTCGTCCGGTGATCCGTGCACGGCCTCCGGGCAGCGCGTCACCTGCGGACCGCTCGCCCGGCTCACCCCCGGGTCCAGCGAGACCTGGACCTTCCGGGTCAAGCTCAGCGCGGCCTACAGCGGCGACGGGAACGATCTGCGGAACACCGCGACCTCGTCGTCCGACTCGGCCGACCCCGACCTCAGCAACAACACCTCGTCGGCGGTGCTCCCGCCCGGTGGGGTGACGGCGCCGCAGGCCGATCTGTGGACGGCGAAACGGCCGACCACCACGACGCCGATCTCCCCCGGCGAGACCTTCTCGTACGCGGTGACCGTCACCAACGACGGCCCCTCGCAGGCGCTGAACGCCCGGATCACCGACACCCTGCCCGATCCGCTCGCGTTCGTCTCGTCCCCCGACGGCTGCACCGCGAGCGGGCAGACCGTGAGCTGCGGACCGCAGCCGGTGCTCGCCCCGGGCGCGGCGAGGACCTGGACGTTCGTGGTGCGGCTCGACCCCAACTACCGGGGTGACGGCACGGACATCCGCAACACCGCGACCGTCACGTCGGACACCGCCGACCCGGTGCCCGGCAACAACACCAGCCCCGAGGTGGGGCTGCCCGGCAGCGCGGTCAACCAGCCGTACGCCGATCTCTCGGTGGTCAAGACGGCCGTGGGCACCACCCCGCCCGCGCCCGGCGAGTCCTTCGACTACCGCATCCGGATCACCAACAACGGCCCTTCGGCGGACGCGTTCAATGTCCGGCTCTCCGACGATCTGCCGCCGGGGCTGACCTATGTGTCCTCGTCGCCCGCCGGATGCACGGTCTCCGGGCAGATGGTGAGCTGTCGCCGGACCGCGCCGCTGGCGGTCGGGGACAGCGTCGAGTACACGCTCACCGTCCGGGTCGACCCCGCCTACCACGGGGACGGCAGCGATCTGGCCAACACGGCCCGGGTCACCGCCGACAACATCGACCCGAACAGCGAGAACGACACATCGACCGCGCTGCCGCCCGGCGGCACGGTCGCCACGCCCTCCGCCGACCTCGGGATCGAGAAGCGGCCGACGACCAGTACCCCGATCGCGCCCGGCGAGTACTTCGACTACGAGGTGACCGTGACCAACCACGGCCCCTCGCAGGCGGAGCAGGTCCGGGTGACGGATCTGCTGCCGACCGCGCTGAGCTTCGTCTCCTCGGACGACCCGTGCATGTCCGGCGACACGGTGGAGTGCGGGCCGCTCGACTCGCTCGCCCCCGGCGCCTCGGTGACCTGGGTGTTCCGGGTGAAGCTGGACCCGGAGTACGAGGGCGACGGCTCGGACATCCGCAACCGGGCCACCGTCCACTCGACGACCGAGGACCCGCAGCCGTCGAACAACACCAGCACGGCCGTCGGCACCCCGGGCGGCACCGTGAAGGAGCCCACGGCGGATCTGGAGGTGACCAAGAAGACCCCGTGA
- a CDS encoding SSI family serine proteinase inhibitor, whose protein sequence is MRRRAVVRSAVLVSAALLGLTAAGPAAMATASAEAGPGLLLSVSGPGADGARSVTLVCDPPGGTHPQPVAACAALTAAGGDPNALAGEPGLCTTLWSPVTASAYGEFRGEVVTWRKTFANACVLHRDTTPVFDF, encoded by the coding sequence ATGCGCCGCCGCGCGGTCGTCCGTTCCGCCGTCCTCGTCTCCGCCGCCCTGCTGGGCCTCACCGCCGCCGGTCCCGCGGCGATGGCCACCGCGTCCGCCGAGGCCGGGCCGGGGCTGCTGCTGTCCGTCTCGGGACCGGGTGCCGACGGGGCCCGCAGCGTCACCCTGGTGTGCGACCCGCCGGGCGGCACCCACCCGCAGCCGGTGGCGGCGTGCGCGGCGCTCACGGCCGCCGGTGGCGACCCGAACGCGCTGGCCGGTGAGCCGGGGCTGTGCACGACGCTCTGGTCCCCGGTGACGGCGAGCGCCTACGGGGAGTTCCGGGGCGAGGTGGTCACCTGGCGGAAGACCTTCGCCAACGCCTGTGTGCTGCACCGGGACACCACACCCGTCTTCGACTTCTGA
- a CDS encoding RICIN domain-containing protein, with product MITASRRTAAAVAAALAAGTALLFGGPGPAAASPEPGGSGAHSVPVRQVSLRLASDATQVADVYDDGLADDTKIIEWHFKRSANQLWEPDDMGSGYVRFKNVHSGKCLKVKGASTEQNAQIVQGPCGTEPSEQWKLLPKGNGHQLAARSTGMCINVRGGVGAGNELIQHPCYENGAPNDVWLVVWE from the coding sequence ATGATCACAGCTTCTCGACGGACCGCCGCGGCGGTGGCAGCGGCCCTGGCGGCCGGTACCGCGCTGCTGTTCGGCGGGCCCGGCCCGGCGGCGGCCAGCCCGGAGCCCGGCGGGTCCGGCGCCCACTCCGTCCCCGTACGGCAGGTCTCGCTGCGGCTGGCGAGCGACGCGACCCAGGTCGCCGATGTGTACGACGACGGCCTGGCGGACGACACGAAGATCATCGAGTGGCACTTCAAGCGCTCCGCGAACCAGCTCTGGGAGCCCGACGACATGGGCAGCGGGTACGTCCGCTTCAAGAACGTCCACAGCGGCAAATGCCTGAAGGTCAAGGGTGCCTCCACGGAGCAGAACGCACAGATCGTCCAGGGGCCCTGCGGCACCGAGCCGAGCGAGCAGTGGAAACTGCTGCCGAAGGGCAACGGCCATCAGCTCGCGGCCCGGTCCACCGGGATGTGCATCAACGTCCGGGGCGGGGTCGGGGCGGGCAATGAACTGATCCAGCACCCCTGTTACGAGAACGGGGCACCGAACGACGTCTGGCTCGTCGTCTGGGAGTGA